In one window of Campylobacter coli DNA:
- a CDS encoding class I SAM-dependent DNA methyltransferase: protein MQNKIDKITDILRRDDGISGAMHYSEQISWILFLKFLDDYEEELKLEAILNDKVYKSILEEKFSWRVWAAPKTSEGKLDVKNALSGDDLLSFVNNELFAYLKSFKDNENFKSIEYKIGGIFEFIDNRIANGHTLREVINLVDELSFSKESDVFALGEVYEKLLKDMGSDGGNSGEFYTPRPLIRAMVEVIDPKAKERIYDPACGSCGFLVESFLHILYEDRSKNKKANLSVEELEFLQNDALFGKEKTPLSYAMGVMNMILHEVKSPNIIKTNTLNKKITDITQSEKYEVILANPPFGGKEKEQIQNNFPIKSNATELLFLQHILKSLNNNGRCAIIVPEGVLFQNSNAFVSVKKDLLENFNLECVLSLPSGVFLPYSAVKTNVLFFSKGKRSICGEDDKVYYYELIPPFKLTKNKPLEYAHFEEFLKIYKERKITPHSYLVSIKELEERNYDISAKNPNSKEEKTLREVEEILSTLKANQEKANELLQKIQNII, encoded by the coding sequence ATGCAAAATAAAATCGACAAAATAACAGACATACTAAGACGCGATGATGGTATAAGCGGTGCGATGCATTATAGCGAGCAAATCAGCTGGATATTGTTTTTAAAATTTTTAGATGATTATGAAGAGGAATTAAAACTAGAAGCTATCTTAAATGATAAAGTATATAAAAGCATCTTAGAAGAAAAATTCAGCTGGAGAGTATGGGCAGCTCCAAAAACAAGTGAAGGCAAACTTGATGTAAAAAATGCTTTAAGCGGAGATGATTTGCTTAGCTTTGTAAATAACGAGCTTTTTGCATATCTAAAAAGCTTCAAAGATAATGAAAATTTCAAAAGCATAGAGTATAAAATAGGCGGGATTTTCGAGTTTATAGACAATCGCATAGCCAATGGACACACTTTAAGAGAGGTTATAAATTTAGTCGATGAGCTAAGCTTTAGTAAAGAAAGTGATGTATTTGCTTTAGGTGAAGTTTATGAAAAGCTTTTAAAAGATATGGGAAGCGATGGGGGAAATAGTGGAGAATTTTACACGCCACGCCCTTTGATAAGAGCTATGGTAGAAGTGATAGATCCTAAGGCAAAAGAAAGGATTTATGATCCTGCTTGTGGGAGTTGTGGGTTTTTAGTAGAAAGTTTTTTGCATATCTTGTATGAAGACAGGAGTAAAAACAAAAAAGCAAATTTGAGCGTAGAAGAGCTTGAATTTTTACAAAATGATGCATTATTTGGCAAAGAAAAAACCCCGCTAAGCTACGCAATGGGCGTGATGAATATGATCTTACACGAGGTAAAATCTCCAAACATCATCAAAACAAACACTCTAAATAAAAAAATCACAGACATAACCCAAAGCGAAAAATATGAAGTGATTTTGGCAAATCCACCCTTTGGAGGCAAGGAAAAAGAACAAATTCAAAACAACTTTCCCATAAAATCAAACGCTACTGAGCTTTTATTTTTACAACATATCTTAAAATCTTTAAACAATAACGGAAGATGTGCCATAATCGTGCCTGAGGGCGTGCTTTTTCAAAATTCAAATGCCTTTGTAAGTGTGAAAAAAGACTTGCTAGAAAATTTCAATCTCGAATGCGTTTTAAGCTTGCCAAGCGGAGTATTTTTGCCTTATAGTGCGGTAAAAACCAATGTGCTTTTTTTCTCAAAAGGAAAAAGAAGCATTTGCGGTGAAGATGATAAGGTGTATTATTATGAGCTTATACCGCCTTTTAAACTCACCAAAAACAAGCCTTTAGAATACGCACATTTTGAGGAATTTTTAAAAATCTATAAGGAAAGAAAAATCACTCCTCATTCTTATCTAGTCAGCATAAAAGAGCTTGAGGAAAGAAACTATGATATAAGTGCTAAAAATCCAAATTCCAAAGAAGAAAAAACCTTGCGTGAAGTAGAAGAGATCCTAAGCACTTTAAAGGCAAATCAAGAAAAAGCCAATGAGCTTTTACAAAAAATACAAAACATTATCTAA
- a CDS encoding Fic family protein gives MKEFIPPKLPLNIELNSNIYSLIIKASRKLAELNGLSKSIPNPNILINALILQEAKDSSEIENIITTHDELFLSQIDESKLTRAAKEVKDYESALKKGYELLKKERLLRIAHILEIQKRLEGNNAGFRKQSGTMLKNPITGEIKHIPPQNHSDIQELMRNLEQYINDDTLDELDFLVKMAIIHYQFESIHPFYDGNGRTGRIINILYLVYKGLLDLPILYLSAYIVKNKGEYYSLLQKVRDEGAILEWIEYILKGVEQTAIKTIETITTIEKMMLNVSEILQNKTNFYSKDFVELLFSHPYTKIDFLIEKLNISRQSASKYLKICENLGVLECIKIGRNHYYINIELLRLFKKGIF, from the coding sequence ATGAAAGAATTCATACCCCCAAAACTACCTCTAAATATAGAATTAAATTCAAATATTTACAGCCTTATCATCAAAGCTTCAAGAAAATTAGCAGAACTCAACGGACTTAGCAAAAGTATCCCTAATCCAAACATTTTAATCAATGCTTTAATTTTGCAAGAAGCAAAAGATTCAAGTGAGATAGAAAACATAATCACAACCCATGATGAACTTTTTTTATCTCAAATCGATGAAAGCAAACTTACAAGAGCAGCAAAAGAAGTAAAAGACTATGAAAGTGCTTTGAAAAAAGGGTATGAGCTTTTAAAAAAAGAGCGTTTATTGAGAATCGCACACATTTTAGAAATTCAAAAAAGATTAGAAGGAAACAATGCAGGCTTTAGAAAACAAAGCGGCACTATGCTTAAAAACCCTATCACAGGAGAAATCAAACACATACCCCCACAAAATCATAGCGACATACAAGAACTTATGAGAAATTTAGAGCAATACATTAACGATGATACTTTAGATGAGCTTGATTTTTTAGTAAAAATGGCAATCATTCATTATCAATTTGAAAGCATTCATCCATTTTATGATGGCAATGGCAGAACAGGCAGGATTATAAATATACTTTATTTGGTTTATAAAGGCTTGCTTGATTTGCCTATCTTATATTTGAGTGCTTATATTGTAAAAAACAAAGGGGAGTATTATAGTCTTTTGCAAAAAGTAAGAGATGAAGGAGCGATTTTAGAATGGATAGAATACATACTAAAAGGCGTAGAACAAACTGCTATAAAAACTATTGAAACTATTACCACAATAGAAAAAATGATGCTAAATGTAAGCGAAATTTTGCAAAATAAAACCAATTTTTATAGTAAAGACTTTGTAGAGCTTTTGTTTTCTCATCCTTATACAAAGATAGATTTTTTGATAGAAAAATTAAATATTTCTAGGCAAAGCGCTTCAAAATATCTTAAAATTTGTGAAAATTTAGGGGTATTAGAATGTATTAAAATAGGCAGAAATCATTATTATATAAATATAGAACTTTTAAGACTTTTTAAAAAGGGAATTTTTTAA
- a CDS encoding restriction endonuclease subunit S, which yields MINLPQGWEWKSLGEIFNIERGGSPRPIKEFLTDKEDGINWIKIGDIKNQKYLYKTEEKIIQEGLKKSKLVIEGDLLVSNSMSFGKPVIVKLQKGAIHDGWLLLKEKINLNKEYFYYLFSSNFMYNFLSYQASGSTVKNLNIDKLKQIEIPLPTLKEQERIVGILDESFAKIDESIKILEQDLLNLDELMQSALQKAFNPLKDNAKENYKLPQGWEWKSLGEIFNIERGGSPRPIKEFLTDKEDGINWIKIGDIKNQKYLYKTEEKIIQEGLKKSKLVIEGDLLVSNSMSFGKPVIVKLQKGAIHDGWLLLKEKINLNKEYFYYLFSSNFMYNFLSYQASGSTVKNLNIDKLKQIEIPLPPLKEQEQIASHLDELSSHVKNLKQNYQAQIKDLQELKKSLLDKAFKGNL from the coding sequence ATGATAAATTTACCGCAAGGTTGGGAATGGAAAAGCTTAGGAGAAATTTTTAATATTGAAAGAGGGGGCTCTCCTAGACCTATTAAAGAATTTTTAACAGATAAAGAAGATGGTATAAATTGGATTAAAATCGGCGATATAAAAAATCAAAAATATCTCTATAAAACAGAAGAAAAAATCATACAAGAAGGACTTAAAAAAAGTAAATTAGTCATTGAGGGAGATTTATTGGTTTCAAATTCAATGAGTTTTGGCAAACCTGTTATTGTAAAATTACAAAAAGGTGCAATTCACGATGGTTGGCTATTGTTAAAAGAAAAAATTAATCTAAATAAGGAATATTTTTACTATTTATTTTCTAGTAATTTTATGTATAACTTTTTATCCTACCAAGCCTCTGGTTCTACTGTAAAAAATTTAAATATAGATAAACTCAAACAAATTGAAATCCCCCTACCCACGCTCAAAGAGCAAGAAAGGATAGTGGGAATTTTAGATGAGAGTTTTGCAAAGATAGATGAGAGTATAAAAATCTTAGAGCAGGATTTGCTAAATTTAGATGAGTTAATGCAAAGTGCCTTACAAAAAGCTTTCAATCCCTTAAAAGACAATGCCAAAGAAAACTACAAACTCCCACAAGGTTGGGAATGGAAAAGCTTAGGAGAAATTTTTAATATTGAAAGAGGGGGCTCTCCTAGACCTATTAAAGAATTTTTAACAGATAAAGAAGATGGTATAAATTGGATTAAAATCGGCGATATAAAAAATCAAAAATATCTCTATAAAACAGAAGAAAAAATCATACAAGAAGGACTTAAAAAAAGTAAATTAGTCATTGAGGGAGATTTATTAGTTTCAAATTCAATGAGTTTTGGCAAACCTGTTATTGTGAAATTACAAAAAGGTGCAATTCACGATGGTTGGCTATTGTTAAAAGAAAAAATTAATTTAAATAAAGAGTATTTTTACTATTTATTTTCTAGTAATTTTATGTATAACTTTTTATCCTACCAAGCCTCTGGTTCTACTGTAAAAAATTTAAATATAGATAAACTCAAACAAATTGAAATCCCCCTACCCCCACTCAAAGAGCAAGAGCAAATCGCTTCGCATTTAGATGAGCTTTCTTCTCATGTAAAAAATTTAAAGCAAAACTATCAAGCACAGATAAAAGACTTACAAGAGCTTAAAAAATCATTGCTAGATAAAGCTTTTAAAGGAAATTTATAA
- a CDS encoding DUF4411 family protein, with product MNKYLFDTSSLISFVRYYIPFDEDLILREFLLSGFNDNSFLLLNEVKMECKRVSSGLVFKEFQELGRIKSPKQKDFIIDAKWHNLIDNNFVIKGMKQKLNQEEYEQQKINFIKSADFALISYALSNKNITIITEETINSNDSKIFKKIPAICNFKNIDCISLSQFLKKQIKIQYNILGSLF from the coding sequence ATGAATAAATACCTTTTTGATACAAGTTCTTTGATAAGTTTTGTTAGATACTACATTCCGTTCGATGAAGATTTAATATTGAGAGAATTTTTACTGAGTGGATTTAATGACAATAGTTTTTTATTATTAAACGAAGTTAAAATGGAGTGTAAAAGAGTATCATCTGGTTTAGTTTTTAAAGAATTTCAAGAATTAGGTAGAATAAAATCCCCAAAACAAAAAGATTTTATAATTGATGCAAAATGGCATAATTTAATTGATAATAATTTTGTTATAAAAGGAATGAAACAAAAATTAAATCAAGAGGAATATGAGCAACAAAAAATAAATTTCATAAAAAGTGCTGATTTTGCATTAATTTCTTATGCTTTAAGTAATAAAAACATAACAATAATAACAGAAGAAACGATAAATAGCAATGATAGTAAAATTTTTAAAAAGATTCCAGCAATATGCAATTTTAAAAATATAGATTGTATTAGTTTATCTCAGTTTCTTAAAAAACAAATAAAAATACAATATAACATTTTAGGAAGTCTTTTTTAA
- a CDS encoding ImmA/IrrE family metallo-endopeptidase: MASIDINFDRLNYLLELFDFNSIDEFAKYIGVEKIQNPLTKGDLQKIDAIFKRGLDFYTNPNSIANKSSILFRKNNIKEELSIGDKQLISKMEQNISYITGLAKLTNFDFTSRKLEKFSINDKPCEVATQMQFLLDKNISDDKKFLKYFIDNLAKHNILVIEEVQHSNLKFKSNLCGFFMEPNIIVLRKQQSRKREIFTLAHELGHYLLTHEHIDKNIFDESVDLEEKWCNEFAFNFLIGSEIDELNNIAKHDIDINNEMILKISKKKHISRLAIFYYYTNNKKISWQRYHELNKELEDDYKNKSEISKSKGAIYRPSKPIISSLKKDIFVDAFLNDVIDEYTIRTEFSKEIKNDDFEGFIYE; this comes from the coding sequence ATGGCTAGTATAGATATTAATTTTGATAGATTGAATTATTTGTTGGAATTGTTTGATTTTAATTCTATTGATGAATTTGCGAAATATATCGGGGTTGAAAAAATTCAAAATCCTTTAACAAAAGGTGATTTGCAAAAGATTGATGCAATTTTTAAAAGAGGATTAGATTTTTATACAAATCCAAATTCCATTGCAAATAAATCAAGTATTTTATTTAGAAAAAATAATATAAAAGAAGAATTAAGCATAGGAGATAAACAATTAATTTCTAAAATGGAACAAAATATTTCTTATATTACAGGTTTGGCTAAATTAACAAATTTTGACTTTACTTCACGAAAGTTAGAAAAATTTTCTATCAATGACAAGCCTTGTGAAGTTGCTACACAAATGCAATTTTTGTTAGATAAAAATATTAGTGATGATAAAAAATTTTTAAAATATTTTATAGATAATCTTGCAAAACATAATATTCTTGTAATAGAAGAAGTGCAACATTCAAATTTAAAATTTAAAAGTAATTTATGTGGTTTTTTTATGGAGCCAAATATTATAGTTTTAAGAAAACAACAATCTAGAAAAAGAGAAATTTTTACATTAGCTCATGAACTTGGCCATTATTTATTAACTCATGAACATATTGATAAAAATATTTTTGATGAAAGTGTGGATTTAGAAGAAAAATGGTGTAATGAATTTGCTTTTAATTTTTTAATAGGTAGTGAAATAGATGAATTAAATAATATTGCCAAGCATGATATAGATATCAATAATGAAATGATTTTAAAAATTTCCAAAAAAAAACATATTAGCAGACTTGCTATCTTTTATTATTATACTAATAACAAAAAAATTAGTTGGCAAAGATATCACGAGTTAAATAAAGAATTGGAAGATGATTATAAAAATAAATCAGAAATATCAAAATCAAAAGGAGCTATATACAGACCATCCAAACCAATTATTTCTTCTTTAAAAAAAGATATCTTCGTAGATGCATTTTTAAATGATGTTATTGATGAGTATACAATACGCACAGAATTTTCCAAAGAAATAAAAAATGATGATTTTGAAGGATTTATTTATGAATAA
- a CDS encoding DEAD/DEAH box helicase family protein, translated as MQNLYSEDDTRVKLIDTKLYASSWGEENITRNYYFTDGRKLIGNKRGERKFADYLLKFQNNNLAIIEAKKQNKDALDGLSQGIEYAKTLNVPFVYSTNGDKIYEYDLRVSRGEYIENFPSPNELFQRIYGNLKEWQYKLLTQRELYIPQKTLRYYQKIAVDKVIEALINGKDRILLTLATGTGKTTIAFALCYRLLKARWNKENKDQKPKILFLCDRVSLRDQALGEFNAVESDCKIISAEEIRKNDGKIITNANVFFGIYQSLAANSKDQENTQEEQEGKFYLQYPKDFFDLIIIDECHRGGANEEGNWACVLEHFSSATHLGLTATPKKSDNVDTYRYFGESAYEYSLKEGIEDGFLTPYKVKRITTTLSEGYVYNPDDLIEGELEKGFYKMSEFERNIHLPQYNDFLAKEILKLIDPMDKTIIFCANQAHASDIKRAIDKFKSVKRDDYCVRVTSDEGKIGLEYLKQFQDNDKSYPVILTSSKMLTTGVDARNVRNIVLLANIGSIIEFKQIIGRGTRVYEGKDFFTIIDFVGATKLFYDPKWDGEQVKDEDKEDKSEIWGKQNKKESDKTKETESKKVITVHLKGTKLKVLDINTSYLGSSGKPLSTKEFLEFLIGKLAEYYDDEVKLREIWSKQETRLNFLKTLEKDGVDENALKDLGEIFDKKDCDIYDVLAHLSFNAEIKTRQERVLQVEKSEFLKRFQKEKALKFIEFLLDRYQQYGIKDFDRSLAPLIELSSLGNVKEIVSEFGGVENLKQSVDDLQREIYAR; from the coding sequence ATGCAAAATTTATATTCAGAAGATGATACAAGAGTTAAACTTATAGACACAAAGCTTTATGCTAGTTCTTGGGGTGAAGAAAATATCACGAGAAATTATTATTTTACCGATGGACGCAAACTCATAGGCAACAAAAGAGGTGAAAGAAAATTTGCGGATTATTTGCTCAAATTTCAAAATAACAATCTTGCCATCATAGAAGCTAAAAAACAAAACAAAGACGCCTTAGATGGCTTATCTCAAGGTATAGAATACGCTAAAACTTTAAATGTGCCTTTTGTTTATAGTACTAATGGCGATAAAATTTATGAGTATGATTTAAGGGTTTCAAGGGGCGAGTATATAGAAAATTTTCCAAGCCCTAACGAACTTTTTCAAAGAATTTATGGAAATTTAAAAGAATGGCAATACAAACTTTTAACCCAAAGAGAATTATACATACCTCAAAAAACATTAAGATACTACCAAAAAATAGCCGTAGATAAAGTCATAGAAGCTTTAATCAATGGTAAAGATAGAATTTTACTTACCCTTGCTACTGGCACAGGTAAGACGACCATAGCTTTTGCCTTGTGTTATCGCTTGCTTAAAGCAAGGTGGAATAAAGAAAACAAAGATCAAAAACCAAAGATATTGTTTTTATGCGATAGAGTGAGCTTAAGAGATCAGGCTTTGGGAGAATTTAACGCAGTAGAAAGTGATTGTAAAATAATCAGCGCAGAAGAGATTAGAAAAAATGATGGAAAAATCATCACCAACGCAAATGTTTTCTTTGGAATTTATCAAAGTCTAGCTGCAAATTCTAAAGATCAAGAAAATACCCAAGAAGAGCAAGAGGGTAAGTTTTATTTACAATATCCAAAAGATTTTTTTGACCTTATCATTATAGATGAGTGTCACAGAGGCGGAGCGAACGAAGAAGGAAACTGGGCGTGCGTGCTAGAGCACTTTTCATCAGCTACTCATTTAGGACTTACTGCCACACCTAAAAAGAGTGATAATGTAGACACTTACAGGTATTTTGGTGAAAGTGCGTATGAGTATAGCCTAAAAGAGGGTATAGAAGATGGCTTTTTAACCCCTTATAAGGTAAAACGCATCACCACCACACTTAGCGAAGGCTATGTGTATAATCCTGATGATCTCATAGAAGGAGAGCTAGAAAAAGGATTTTATAAAATGAGTGAATTTGAAAGAAATATCCATCTACCTCAATATAATGATTTTCTAGCTAAAGAAATTTTAAAACTTATAGATCCTATGGATAAAACCATCATCTTTTGTGCCAATCAAGCTCATGCAAGCGATATAAAAAGAGCTATTGATAAATTTAAAAGTGTTAAAAGAGATGATTATTGTGTAAGGGTTACGAGTGATGAGGGTAAGATAGGACTTGAGTATTTAAAACAATTTCAAGACAATGATAAAAGCTATCCTGTAATCCTTACAAGCTCTAAAATGCTAACCACAGGCGTAGATGCTAGAAATGTGCGCAACATAGTGCTTTTAGCAAATATAGGCTCTATCATAGAATTTAAACAAATCATAGGGCGAGGCACTAGAGTGTATGAAGGAAAGGACTTTTTTACCATCATAGATTTTGTGGGTGCGACAAAGTTATTTTATGATCCAAAATGGGATGGCGAACAAGTCAAAGATGAAGATAAAGAAGATAAAAGCGAAATTTGGGGCAAGCAAAATAAAAAAGAATCAGACAAAACAAAAGAAACAGAAAGCAAAAAAGTAATCACCGTGCATTTAAAAGGCACAAAACTCAAAGTGCTTGACATAAACACAAGCTATCTAGGAAGTAGTGGCAAACCGCTTAGCACTAAAGAGTTTTTAGAATTTTTGATAGGCAAGCTAGCAGAATACTACGACGATGAAGTAAAACTTCGTGAAATTTGGAGCAAGCAAGAAACTAGGCTGAATTTCTTAAAAACCCTTGAAAAAGATGGAGTAGATGAAAATGCCTTGAAAGATTTGGGTGAAATTTTTGATAAGAAGGATTGTGATATATATGATGTTTTGGCGCATTTGAGTTTTAATGCTGAGATCAAAACAAGACAAGAACGTGTTTTGCAAGTAGAAAAGAGTGAATTTTTAAAACGCTTCCAAAAAGAAAAAGCTCTCAAATTCATAGAATTTTTACTAGATAGATATCAGCAATACGGCATAAAAGATTTTGATAGAAGCTTGGCTCCTTTGATAGAGCTTAGCTCTTTAGGCAATGTAAAAGAAATAGTCAGTGAATTTGGCGGGGTGGAGAATTTAAAGCAAAGTGTAGATGATTTGCAAAGGGAGATTTATGCGAGGTGA
- a CDS encoding NAD(P)-dependent alcohol dehydrogenase: protein MDSKIFLENGRIQSKGYAMLSKDAKFTPFEFTRHAVGDNDILIKILYAGICHSDIHTARSEWGEAVYPCVPGHEIAGEVIAVGKNVSKFKVGDYAGVGCMVNSCGECEACKKSQEQFCEKGQTIYTYNSCDIFHDNENTYGGYSNNIVVSEKFAVCVPKDAPMEKVAPLLCAGITTYSPLKFSNIKEGSSVAVAGFGGLGMMAVKYAVKMGAKVSVFARNENKKADALAMGVSSFYTSTDKNAVKERFDLIISTIPTPYDPSAYMDLLKFGGEMAIVGLPPHEVAPSISVITFVHKAGKKVYGSLIGGIAETQEMLDFSLKHKIYPETELITSKDIDKAYENLTSGKAKFRYVIDMTKE from the coding sequence ATGGACTCTAAAATCTTTTTAGAAAATGGTCGCATTCAAAGCAAGGGCTATGCTATGCTTAGCAAAGATGCGAAATTCACACCCTTTGAATTCACACGCCACGCTGTGGGTGATAATGATATTTTGATTAAAATTTTATATGCAGGAATTTGCCATAGCGACATCCACACTGCAAGAAGCGAGTGGGGAGAAGCTGTGTATCCTTGTGTGCCAGGGCATGAGATAGCAGGAGAAGTGATCGCAGTGGGTAAAAATGTGAGCAAATTTAAAGTAGGGGATTATGCAGGGGTTGGCTGTATGGTAAATTCGTGCGGAGAATGCGAAGCGTGCAAAAAATCTCAAGAGCAATTTTGCGAAAAAGGACAAACCATCTATACTTACAATAGCTGCGATATTTTTCATGATAATGAAAACACCTATGGAGGCTACTCAAACAACATAGTTGTAAGTGAAAAATTTGCCGTTTGTGTGCCAAAAGATGCACCGATGGAAAAAGTCGCGCCTTTGCTTTGTGCAGGAATTACCACTTATTCTCCACTTAAATTTTCAAATATCAAAGAAGGCTCAAGCGTAGCGGTAGCGGGATTTGGCGGACTTGGTATGATGGCGGTTAAATATGCTGTGAAAATGGGCGCAAAAGTAAGTGTTTTTGCTAGAAATGAAAACAAAAAAGCCGATGCTTTGGCTATGGGCGTGAGTTCTTTTTATACAAGCACAGATAAAAATGCTGTAAAAGAACGCTTTGATCTTATCATCTCTACTATCCCAACTCCTTATGATCCTAGTGCTTATATGGATTTGCTTAAATTTGGCGGTGAAATGGCGATAGTGGGTTTGCCACCTCACGAAGTTGCTCCAAGTATCAGTGTGATAACCTTTGTGCATAAAGCGGGTAAAAAAGTCTATGGTTCGCTAATCGGCGGAATCGCAGAAACTCAAGAAATGCTTGATTTTTCACTCAAACATAAAATTTACCCTGAAACTGAACTCATCACTTCAAAAGATATCGACAAAGCTTATGAAAATCTCACTTCAGGAAAAGCAAAATTCCGCTATGTGATCGATATGACAAAGGAATAA
- a CDS encoding CatA-like O-acetyltransferase, whose protein sequence is MYKKLSLSNYEKERLKHYTNTALSRFELSHSFKINKMKNSHFIYSLSKIVNDTQELKRSVIENEAIQFHKINPAYVLLKNNEICNTFTEFDYDFNIFLSNYEKDYELFLKKDLCFCIKQAPENSFYISSFKSYFNSFSLHLKNGYEFYAPIFTTYKKVDELIIYANFHHAFFDLSKAKIFFENLEFELKKLF, encoded by the coding sequence ATGTATAAAAAATTAAGCTTAAGTAACTATGAAAAAGAGAGGTTGAAACACTATACAAATACGGCGTTAAGTAGATTTGAACTAAGTCATAGTTTTAAAATAAATAAAATGAAAAATTCTCATTTTATTTATTCTTTAAGTAAAATTGTAAATGATACACAAGAGTTAAAAAGAAGCGTGATTGAAAACGAAGCAATTCAATTTCATAAAATTAATCCTGCTTATGTTTTACTCAAAAATAATGAAATCTGCAATACTTTTACAGAATTTGATTATGATTTCAATATTTTTTTGAGTAATTATGAAAAAGATTATGAATTATTTTTAAAAAAAGATTTATGTTTTTGTATAAAACAAGCTCCAGAAAATAGTTTTTATATATCAAGTTTTAAATCTTATTTTAATTCTTTTTCTTTGCATTTAAAAAATGGCTATGAATTTTATGCGCCTATTTTTACAACTTACAAAAAAGTTGATGAGTTGATAATTTACGCTAATTTTCATCACGCCTTTTTTGATTTATCTAAGGCAAAAATATTTTTTGAAAACTTAGAATTTGAACTAAAAAAATTATTTTAA
- a CDS encoding lipocalin family protein translates to MIELIGDVNLEKYMGTWLEMARKPAFFQKSCVQSKAEYQLEYEGSTPVVKIKNICVKKDGEVSQVQGKAKVKSPRALSVKFSIFMNLFNKTNYEILFVDTDYEVAVVGSPDKEYLWILSRKIIDKKDIDKLLDIAKQKGFDISDIVFDKY, encoded by the coding sequence ATGATAGAACTTATAGGAGATGTTAATTTAGAAAAATATATGGGAACTTGGCTTGAGATGGCTAGAAAACCTGCATTTTTTCAAAAATCTTGCGTTCAGTCTAAAGCTGAATATCAACTAGAATACGAAGGCTCTACCCCTGTTGTAAAGATAAAAAATATCTGTGTTAAAAAAGATGGAGAGGTTTCGCAAGTGCAAGGCAAAGCCAAAGTAAAATCCCCAAGAGCTTTATCGGTGAAATTTAGCATTTTTATGAATTTATTTAATAAAACAAATTATGAAATTCTCTTTGTAGACACAGACTATGAAGTTGCTGTCGTTGGAAGTCCTGATAAAGAGTATCTTTGGATATTATCTAGAAAAATCATCGATAAAAAAGATATAGATAAACTCTTAGATATCGCCAAGCAAAAAGGTTTTGACATTAGCGATATAGTGTTTGATAAGTATTAA